A genomic region of Ursus arctos isolate Adak ecotype North America unplaced genomic scaffold, UrsArc2.0 scaffold_8, whole genome shotgun sequence contains the following coding sequences:
- the RDH14 gene encoding retinol dehydrogenase 14 yields MAVATVAALLAALGGALWLAVRRFVGPRVQRLHGGRNWGLMHGKTVLITGANSGLGRATAAELLRLGARVIMGCRDRARAEEAAGQLRRELRQAGGPEPGSDAGEAGELVVKELDLASLRSVRAFCQEMLQEEPRLDVLINNAGIFQCPYMKTEDGFEMQFGVNHLGHFLLTNLLLGLLKSSAPSRIVVVSSKLYKYGDINFEDLNSEESYNKSFCYSRSKLANILFTRELARRLEGTNVTVNVLHPGIVRTNLGRHIHIPLLVKPLFNLVSWAFFKTPLEGAQTSVYLASSPEVEGVSGKYFGDCKEEELLPKAMDESVARKLWDISEVMVGILK; encoded by the exons ATGGCCGTGGCTACCGTAGCGGCGCTCTTGGCCGCACTGGGCGGGGCCCTGTGGCTGGCGGTCCGGCGGTTCGTGGGGCCCAGGGTCCAGCGGCTGCACGGAGGCAGAAACTGGGGCCTCATGCACGGAAAGACCGTGCTGATCACGGGGGCGAACAGCGGCCTGGGCCGCGCCACGGCGGCCGAGCTGCTGCGCTTGGGGGCGAGGGTCATCATGGGCTGCCGCGATCGAGCGCGCGCCGAGGAGGCGGCGGGTCAGCTCCGCCGCGAGCTCCGCCAGGCCGGGGGCCCCGAGCCGGGCTCTGACGCCGGCGAGGCCGGCGAGCTCGTCGTCAAGGAGTTGGACCTCGCCTCGCTGCGCTCGGTGCGCGCCTTCTGTCAAGAGATGCTCCAG GAAGAACCTAGACTGGACGTCTTAATCAACAACGCAGGGATCTTCCAGTGCCCTTATATGAAGACGGAAGATGGGTTTGAGATGCAGTTTGGAGTGAACCATCTGGGGCACTTCCTACTCACCAATCTTCTCCTTGGACTCCTCAAAAGTTCAGCTCCCAGCAGGATTGTGGTAGTTTCTTCCAAACTTTATAAATATGGAGACATCAACTTTGAAGACTTGAACAGTGAAGAGAGTTATAATAAAAGCTTTTGTTATAGTCGGAGCAAACTGGCTAACATTCTTTTTACCAGAGAACTAGCCCGCCGCTTAGAAGGCACAAACGTGACTGTCAACGTATTACACCCTGGCATTGTGCGGACAAATCTTGGCAGGCACATACACATTCCACTGTTGGTCAAACCACTTTTCAATTTGGTGTCATGGGCTTTTTTCAAAACCCCATTAGAAGGTGCCCAGACTTCGGTTTATTTAGCCTCTTCACCTGAGGTAGAAGGTGTGTCGGGAAAGTACTTTGGAGATTGTAAAGAGGAAGAACTATTGCCCAAAGCTATGGATGAGTCTGTTGCAAGAAAACTCTGGGATATCAGTGAAGTAATGGTTGGCATATTAAAATAG